Proteins found in one Enterococcus sp. 9D6_DIV0238 genomic segment:
- a CDS encoding glycoside hydrolase family 73 protein: MNSQRYKKKRRQSNLPALFAGLLIVGVAFIFSINVLSDSSKTEENTAQKNEQVSKEEFIDRISPHAQELQSSYGVLPSIIIGQGILESNWGQSTLASKYNNLFGIKAYGDQKKVNLETKEYINEEWIVIQGDFRVYDTWEESMDDHTRLFVNGVTWNPRLYENVLLAKNYKEAAQALQDAGYATDPTYAEKVIHVIESYDLNKYDH; encoded by the coding sequence ATGAATAGTCAAAGGTATAAAAAGAAAAGAAGACAATCAAACTTACCGGCATTATTTGCGGGACTATTGATTGTTGGGGTTGCATTTATCTTTTCCATCAATGTGTTATCAGATAGTTCTAAAACTGAAGAAAATACGGCACAGAAAAATGAACAGGTGTCAAAAGAAGAGTTTATCGATAGAATCAGCCCGCACGCACAAGAGTTGCAGTCTTCTTATGGCGTTTTACCTAGTATTATTATTGGACAAGGAATCTTAGAGTCAAACTGGGGGCAAAGCACGCTTGCCTCTAAATATAATAATTTATTTGGAATCAAAGCGTATGGTGATCAGAAAAAAGTGAATCTTGAAACGAAGGAATACATCAATGAAGAGTGGATCGTGATTCAAGGTGATTTCAGAGTTTATGATACTTGGGAAGAATCAATGGATGACCATACTCGATTGTTTGTCAATGGTGTCACTTGGAATCCTCGTCTATATGAAAATGTGTTGTTGGCGAAAAATTATAAAGAGGCTGCACAAGCTTTACAGGATGCAGGCTATGCAACAGATCCAACCTATGCTGAAAAAGTTATTCATGTGATCGAAAGCTATGATTTAAACAAATACGATCATTAA